ACCGCGCCGGCGACAGGGCGGATCAGCACATGATCGCCGCGCACGCGCGGGCTGGGCGGCGTCTTGCGGCCCCGCACCGGCCCGCCCCAGTGAAACCCCGAGAGCGGCAGCAGCCGAAGCCCGTCGCCCGGACGGCCGCGCGGCAGCATCCCGGTCCGTGGCGGAGCAGCCTCGGCTGGCCCGAGCGGGGCGGCGATCACCGGCGCCAGCACCGAAACCGGCCTGTCGTCGGCGGGGGTGGCCGATGGCTCGGCCTGCGGCAGGCGCGGATCGGTGGCGGCCGGGTCCATGATCCCCGGCGCACTGATACCGGCTGCCCGCAGCCGTTGTGTGCCGGGATCCGAATCAAAATTGACAAAGGCGCGAATAGCTTCGTTCATCTGGCATGGTTTCCAGCAAATCCATGAAGATAACGTAAACTTCGGACCAGGGTTCCTGAAGAGTTTATTCAGCCTGTGGTTGCGAATTGTTCAATATGTCACATTTGCGTGACGGATCGCGGCCCGATCTGCACCGGCTGCCAGTCGCGCAGCCGGCCGCGAAAGAAGCTGCGCTGCGCCTTGGCATATTGCCGCGTGGCGATGATCGCCTGCGCGACGGCCTCCTCGAGGCTGCAGCGGCCTTGCAGATGCGCGACCAGTTCCGGTGCGCCGATGGCCTTGGCCCAAAGCGCCGCGGCATCCCAGCGCGGCAGCATGGCCCGCACCTCGTCCAGCGCGCCCTGGGCCAGCATCTGGCGAAAGCGCCGCTCGATCCGGTCGGCAAGCCAGTCGCGGTCGGCCTGCAGGACCAGCCGATGCGCGCGCCCGGCCGGGATCAGCGGCGGCGGGGTTTCGTCCTGCCAGGCCGAGATGCCGCGGCCGGTCGCCTGCAGCACCTCCCAGGCGCGCTGCACGCGCACCGGGTTTTTCAGGTCGATGCGCGCCCGCGTGGCCGCGTCCAGATCGGCGATCATCCGCGCCAGGCCCTCGGGGCTGCGGTTCAGCGCATCGGCGCGGGTGCGGATCTGCGGAGGGGTCGGCGGGATCGCGGCCAGCCCGGCCGTCAGCGCATGCATGTAAAGCCCGGTGCCGCCGGTCACGATCAGCCGGCCGGGCAGGGCCGCCACCTCGGAGAGCCAGGCGCCCACGGAATAATCCCGGCCGGGCGCGACATGGCCGTAAAGCGCATGCGGCGCGCGCGCCTCGTCCTCGGGACCGGGGCGGGCGGTCAGTACGCGCCAGCAGGACCAGACCTGCAAGGCATCGGCATTGACCACGGTGCCGCCCTGCGCCTCGGCGATGCGCAGCGCCAGCGCGGACTTGCCGCTGGCGGTCGGGCCGGCGATCAGCACATGGCGCGCCGGATCCAGCGTGGCGATCAGACTATCCATGCGGGCGGGAAAGCGGGCTGTTGAACATGGCCCCTGTTTGCGACATTTTGCGCGGCAATGAAACCGCCGCGAAAAGGTAGAACCATGTCGGACAGCGCCCCCCAGAATCCCGGAAAATACTCTCGCGTCATGCTGAAGATTTCGGGAGAGGCGCTGATGGGCGACCAGGGCTACGGCCTGCACCCCCCGACCGTCGCCCGCATCGCGCAGGAGGTCCGCTCGGTCCATGACATGGGGGTCGAGATCTGCATGGTCATCGGCGGCGGCAACATCTTCCGCGGCCTGCAAGGCAGCGCCCAGGGCATGGAGCGGGCGACCGCCGACTACATGGGGATGCTGGCCACGGTGATGAACGCGCTGGCGATGCAGGCGGCGCTGGAGGCGGAAAAGATCCACACCCGCGTCATCTCGGCGATCCGCATGGACGAGGTGGCCGAGCCCTATATCCGCCGCCGCGCCGTCCGCCACCTGGAGAAGAAGCGCGTCTGCATCTTCGCCGCCGGCACCGGCAACCCCTATTTCACCACCGACACCGCGGCGACGCTGCGCGCCAACGAGATGAACTGCGAGGCGATCTTCAAGGGCACCAAGGTCGATGGCGTCTATGACAAGGACCCGAAGAAGTTCCCCGACGCGAAACGCTATGACGATGTGACCTATGACGAGGTGCTGCAGAAGCACCTGGGGGTCATGGACGCCTCGGCCATCGCGCTGGCGCGGGACAACGACCTGCCGATCATCGTCTTCTCGCTGGACGAGCCGGGCGGGTTCCGGGGGATTCTCGCCGGAAGCGGCACTTATACGCGGGTGCATGGCTAAAATGCCCGCATAGGCTTTGCCATGCCGGCCCGGCTCGGCTAAGAACGCTGAAAACCACAGCACAGAGGCCATGACCCTACATGTCCGACGAGATCGAGATCGACACCGACGACCTGGAACGCCGCATGAAGGGCGCGATGGATTCGCTGCGCCATGAATTCGCCTCGCTGCGCACCGGCCGCGCCTCGGCTAGCATGGTCGAGCCGATCATGGTCGATGCCTATGGCTCGCCCACGCCGATCAACCAGATCGGCACCGTGAACGTGCCCGAGCCGCGCATGGTGACGATCAACATCTGGGACAAGGCGCTGGTCGGCAAGGCCGAGAAGGCGATCCGCGATTCCGGCCTGGGCATCAACCCGCAGCTCAACGGCACCATCATCATGCTGCCGATCCCCGAGCTGAACGAGGAGCGCCGCCGCGACCTGACCCGCGTTGCCGCGCAATATGCCGAACATGCCCGCGTCGCCATCCGCAACGTCCGCCGCGACGGCATGGACCAGATCAAGAAGGCCAAGGGCTCGGGCATGTCCGAGGACGACCAGAAGTTCTGGGAATCGGCCGTGCAGGAGCTGACCGACAAGATGATCGCCGCGGTCGACCAGGCGCTTGAGAGCAAGCAAGCCGAAATCATGCAGGTCTGATCCGGATGGCCGAAACCGCAGCCAGCCTGAGCAATACCGGCGGCGGGGAACAGCGCCCCCGTCACGTCGCCATCATCATGGATGGCAACGGCCGCTGGGCCAAGAACAAGGGCTGGCCGCGGCTTGTCGGCCACCGGCGCGGCGCCGAGCGCGTCAAGCAGATCGTGCGCGCCTGTCCCGACATGGGGGTGAACTGGCTGACGGTCTATGCCTTCTCGACCGAGAACTGGAAGCGCTCGACCGAGGAGGTGCTGGGCCTGATGGGCATCTTCGCCCGCTATATCGAGCGCGAGGCCGACGGGTTGGCGGCCGAGGGCGTGCGTATGCGCTTCATCGGCGGGCGCGAGCGGCTGGACCCCAAGCTGCAACGGCTGATGGCCGGGATCGAGGCGCGCACTGCCGGCAATACCCGGCTGAACCTGACGGTGGCGATCAATTACGGCGGCCGGGACGAGTTGGTGCGGGCGGCGGCGCGGCTGGCGCAGCGCATGGCCCGGGGCGAGATCGCCGAGCCGGCCGAGGCCGACCTGGCCGATTGCCTGGACACCGCCGGCCATCCCGATCCGGACTTGGTGATCCGCACCTCGGGCGAGACGCGGACCTCGAATTTCCTGCCCTTCCAGGCGGCCTATTCCGAATATGAATTCACCAGGGTGCTGTGGCCCGATTTCACGCCCGAGCACCTGGCCGAGATCCTCGACCGTTTCGGGTTGCGCGAGCGGCGCTTCGGCGGCGCATGACCGGCGAGGGCTCAAAGCGCGACCGGCTGCGGGGCGCGCTGCAACGCGGCCGCGACAAATGGGCGGATCTGCGGCCGCGGCTGATCTCGGGTGCCGTCCTGGTGGTGCTGGGGCTGGTGCTGCTGCTGTCCGCGGGGCTGTGGCTGCGCTTCGGCGTCGCGGCGGTGATCGGGCTGATGATGTGGGAACTGGCGCGGCTGACCGGCTGGCGCCATCCCGAGTTCCACAGCCCGCGCCATCCGGTGCTGATCGGCGTGCTGTCGGGACTGGTGATGCTCGCCATGCTGGTGCTGCCGGGCGACTGGCCGATGGCGCTGGTGCTGGTGCCGATGATTGCCGGCTGGCACGGCACGCATGAGCATGAGCGCCCGGCCTATCTGCTGTTCACGCTGGCCATCCTCGGCGCCGGCTACGGCCTGGTGGTGATCCGCGAGGCGATGGGCCTGCCGACGCTGTTCTGGATCGTGGGCACGGTGGTCGCCTCGGACGTGCTGGGCTATTTCGTCGGCCGCAAGCTGGGCGGGGCGCGGTTCTGGCCGGCGATCAGCCCCAAGAAGACCTGGAGCGGCACCATCGCCGGCTGGGTCGGGGCGCTGGTGCTGGCGGGGGCGCTGTGGATTTCCGGCCTGGCCGGCTGGCAGGTCGTGATCGTCGGGCCGCTGCTGGCGCTGGCCGGGCAATTCGGCGATATTGCCGAAAGCTGGCTCAAGCGCCGGGTCGGCGCCAAGGACAGCTCCGACCTGATCCCCGGCCATGGCGGGGCGATGGACCGTTTCGACGCCATGGCCGGGGCGCTTCTGCTGGCGCTGGCCCTGCTGATGGCGAACCTTCTGCCGGTGATCGGAGGCTGAGATCATGCGCAGCGTATCGGTGCTGGGCGCGACCGGATCGGTTGGCGAAAGCGCATTCGACCTGTTGATGCGGGCGGGCGGCGCGCAGGCGTTCCGCACCGTCGCCCTGACCGGCGGCGCCAATGTCGCGCGGCTGGCCGAGATGGCGCGCGCCCTGCGGGCCGAGATCGCCGTGACCGCCTGGCCGGAAAAGCTGGCCGAGTTGCGCGAATTGCTCGCCGGCAGCGGCATTGCCTGCGCGGCGGGGGCGGATGCCGTCACCGAGGCCGCGGCGCGGCCCGCGGACTGGACGCTTTCCGCCATCGTCGGCGCCGCCGGCCTGCCGCCGGGGCTTGCGGTGCTGAACCGGGGCGGCACGCTGGCGCTGGCGAACAAGGAGACTCTGGTCGCCGCCGGGCCCTTGGTCATGGGTCGCGCCCGCCGCACCGGCGCGCGCATCCTGCCGGTCGATTCCGAACATTCCGCGATTTTCCAGGCGCTTCAGGGCGAAGATCTCGAAAGCGTCGAGTATGTGACCATCACCGCCTCGGGCGGCGCCTTCCGCGACTGGCCGCTGGAGCGCCTGGCCCAGGCCAGCGTGGCCGAGGCCAGCCGGCATCCGAACTGGGCCATGGGCCAGCGCATTACCATCGACAGCGCCAGCATGTTCAACAAGGCGCTGGAGGTCATCGAGGCGCATGAATTTTTCGGCCTCGGGCCCGAGCGGATCCGCGTGCTGGTGCATCCGCAGTCGATCATCCATGCCATGGTCACGCATCGCGACGGCGGCAGCATCGCGCATCTGGGCGCGCCCGACATGCGCCATGCCATCGGCTATGCGCTGAACTGGCCGGCGCGCGCCGAACTGCCGGTGCCGCGGCTGGATCTGGCCGCGCTTGGCAGCCTGAGCTTCGCCGATCCGGACGAGGCGCGCTGGCCCGCCCTGCGCCTGGCGCGCGAGGCGATGCAGGCCGGCGGTGCGGCGGGGGCGGTGCTGAACGCCGCCAAGGAACAGGCGCTGGATGATTTCATCGCCGGCCATATCCGCTTTACCGACATGGCCCCGGCCGTGGAGCGGGCGCTGGAACTGGCGGCGCGCGAGGCCGGATTCGCGCAAAGTCCCGGCGATCTGGATGCCGTGCTGGCCTGGGACGGTTTCGGCCGCCGGGCCGCGGCGCAAGGCCGGGGCGCGGCATGAGCGCGGCCGTCGAGATGCTGGGCGGGTTCCTGTGGACCGCCGCCGCCTTCGTCCTGGCGCTGTCGATCATCGTCACGGTGCATGAATACGGCCATTATATCATCGGCCGGCTTTGCGGCATCCGGGCCGAGGTGTTCTCGCTGGGTTTCGGCCCGCGGTTGTTTTCGCGCCGCGACCGGCGCGGCACGCTGTGGCAGGTGGCGGCGATCCCCCTGGGCGGCTATGTGCGTTTCCTGGGCGATGCCGATGCCGCCAGCGCCGGTTCGGTCGCGGTCGCGCCTGAACGCGCCCGGCAAAGCCTGAACGGGGCGCCGCTCTGGGCGCGCTTCGCCACCGTCGCGGCGGGGCCGGTGTTCAACTTCATCCTGTCCATCCTGGTCTTTGCCGGCATGGCGATCTGGCAGGGCCTGCCGGTCGATCAGGTGCAGGTCGGCAAGCTGCATCCGGTGCCGCCGGGCGTGACGATGCAGCTGCAACCCGGCGACCGCATCCTGGCGGTGGACGGCCGGCCGGTCGCCAGCTGGCGTGACCTCGGCCTGCTGGCCGAAAGCCTGCCGGCGCGGCCGAGCCATGACTGGACCGTGCTGCGCGAGGGCGCCGAGATCACCGTGCCCGGGCCCGACCCGGTGCCGCCGCTGGTCGGCGGCGTCGCGCCGCGCAGCCCGGCCGTCGCCGCGGGATTGCAGCCCGGCGACGTGATCCTGGCGGTGGACGGTCAGCCCGTGCGGCGCTTCGACGAATTGCGCGGCCATGTCACGGCCGCGGCCGGCAAGCCGGTGGTGCTGCGCGTCTGGCGCGAGGGTCAGGGCGAGGCCGACTATACGCTGGTCCCGCGCGAACAGGACCTGCCGACCGAAGCCGGCTACGAGCGGCGCTGGATGATCGGCGTCCAAGGCGGCGGCAGCTATTTCGACCCGGCGATCCGTTCGGCCGGGCCGCTGGAATCGCTGGCCCTGGGTGCGGCGCGGACCTGGGACATCATCGCCTCGTCGGTCTCGGGGCTTTGGGCCATGGTCACCGGCCAGATCGGCAGCTGCAACCTGGGCGGGGCGATTTCCATCGCCGAGACCACCGGGCAGGCGGCCTCGGCCGGGGGCGGCAACTTCATCTGGTGGATCGCCGTGCTGTCGGCGGCGATCGGGTTCCTGAACCTGCTGCCGGTGCCGGTCCTGGATGGCGGGCACCTGATGTTCTATCTTTACGAGGCAGTGGCGCGGCGGCGGCCCTCGGCCCGGGTGATCGACATCCTGTCGGCGCTCGGCATGGCTGCGGTGCTGTCGCTGATGGTTTTCGGCCTCAGCAACGATCTTTTCTGCCCCTGAGCGGGCATGGGCTTTTGACAGTCCCGCCCGCTTCGCTGTATCCATCGGAACAAATCCGGTGGGGCCAACCCGCCGGGCCATGCATTACGCGCGAGGGGCGGCGATGACGGACAGGAAACTCGGCAAGGGCGCGCTGGCGCTGATCTCGGCGCTGGCTGTGGCCGCGCCCGTCGGCCTGGTGGCGAGTGCCGCCTCGGCCTATGTCTTCAGCAATGTCCGCATCGAGGGCAACCAGCGGATCGAACCGGCGACGATCCTGTCCTATCTGGACCTGCCGCGCGGCCAGGACGTGTCGGGCGGCGCGCTGAACGACGCCATGCAGCGATTGCAGAATTCGGGCCTGTTCGAAAAGGTCGAGCTGGTGCCCTCGGGCGGCACGCTGGTGGTGCGCGTCTCGGAATATCCGACGATCAACGTCATCTCCTTCGAGGGCAACAAGCGCCTCAAGGACGAGAACCTGGCCGAGATCGTCAAGTCCAAGGCCCGCCGCGTCTATTCCCCGGCGCAGGCCGAGGCCGATGCCGCCGCGATCAGTCAGGTCTATGCCTCGGAAGGGCGGCTGGCCGCCCGCGTCGATCCGCGCATCATCCGCCGCGGCAACAACCAGGTCGACCTGGTCTTCGAGGTGGCCGAGGGCAAGGTCACCGAGATCGAGCGCATCGGCTTCGTCGGCAACCGCGCCTTTTCCGACCGCCGGCTGCGCAACGTCTTGCAGACCAAGCAGGCCGGCTTCCTGCGCACCTTCATCAAGCGCGACACCTTCGCGCCGGACCGGCTGCCGGTCGATGAAAAGCTGCTGACCGATTTCTACCGCTCGCGCGGCTATGCCGATTTCAAGGTCCAGGCGGTGGCGCCGGAACTGGCCCGCGAACGCGACGCCTTCTATATCACCTTCCAGATCCAGGAAGGCCCGCGCTACACCTTCGGCACCGTGAACACCGTCAGCGAGATCCCCGGCGTCGATGCCGGCGAATTCGCGGCGCAGAACCGGGTCAAGCGGGGCGCGGTCTACAACCCGACCATCATCGACACCACCATCCGCCGGATGGAGGCGCTGGCGCTGCAGAAGGGCCTCGACTTCGTCAATATCGAGCCGCGCATCACCCGCAACGAGCGCAACCAGACCCTGGACCTGACCTTTGCCCTGACCCGCGGCCAGCGCGTCTTCGTCGAGCGCATCGACATCGAGGGCAACACCACGACGCTGGACGAGGTGATCCGCCGCCAGTTCGTCACGGTCGAAGGCGATCCCTTCAACCCGCGCGAGATCCGCAACTCGGCCGAGCGGCTGCGGGCGCTGGGGTATTTCTCGGACGTGCAGGCCGAAAGCCGGCAGGGCACCTCGCCCGAGCAGGTCATCGTGGACGTGAACGTCGAGGAACAGCCGACCGGCAGCCTGAACTTCGGCGTCAGCTACGGCGTCTCGACCGGCGTCGGCTTCAACGCCTCGCTGTCGGAAAAGAACTTCCTGGGCCGCGGCCAGCAGGTGGACCTGTCCTTTGCCACCGGCTCGGGCACGAAAAGCTCGGGCTTCACCTTCGTCGAGCCCTATTTCCTGGGCCGCGACCTGAAGGCGCGCTTCCAGACCTGGTACAACACCACCGACCGGCTGAATTCGGACTACAACACCCGCACCGTCGGCTTCCAGACCGGGATGGAGTTCCCGATCTCGCAAAACGGCCGGCTGGAGCTGCGCTACAAGCTCAGCAAGGACACGCTCTATGACGTCGAGGAACTGCATGTCGACGAGGAGAGCGGCGAGCTGGTCGGCTCCTCGCCGATCCTCTACAACGAACAGGGCGGCTTCTTCACCTCGGCGCTTGGCTATACCTACAGCTATGACAGCCGCGTTGCCGGGCTGGACCCGCTGACCAGCTATCGGCTGCGCTTCAGCCAGGATTTCGCCGGCGTCGGCGGCGACGTGAAATCGGTCACCAGCTCGCTTTACGCCGGGGTCGAAAGCCGGGCCTGGCGCGAAAGCGTGACCATGCTGGCGGAATTCGAGGCCGGCGCCGTGCATATGCTGGGCGACCAGAACAGCCGCTTCCTGAACCGCTATACCGGCAATGGCAAGATCCGCGGCTTCGAGCCGAACGGCATGGGTCCGCGCGACCTGGCCGCGCCGAACGAGGACGCACTGGGGGGCAATTATTTCTGGGCGCTGCGCACGGAACTGCAGTTCCCGCTGGGCCTGCCCGAGGAATATGGCATCAAGGGCGGCCTGTTTGCCGA
This portion of the Paracoccus sp. N5 genome encodes:
- the miaA gene encoding tRNA (adenosine(37)-N6)-dimethylallyltransferase MiaA; translation: MDSLIATLDPARHVLIAGPTASGKSALALRIAEAQGGTVVNADALQVWSCWRVLTARPGPEDEARAPHALYGHVAPGRDYSVGAWLSEVAALPGRLIVTGGTGLYMHALTAGLAAIPPTPPQIRTRADALNRSPEGLARMIADLDAATRARIDLKNPVRVQRAWEVLQATGRGISAWQDETPPPLIPAGRAHRLVLQADRDWLADRIERRFRQMLAQGALDEVRAMLPRWDAAALWAKAIGAPELVAHLQGRCSLEEAVAQAIIATRQYAKAQRSFFRGRLRDWQPVQIGPRSVTQM
- the pyrH gene encoding UMP kinase — encoded protein: MSDSAPQNPGKYSRVMLKISGEALMGDQGYGLHPPTVARIAQEVRSVHDMGVEICMVIGGGNIFRGLQGSAQGMERATADYMGMLATVMNALAMQAALEAEKIHTRVISAIRMDEVAEPYIRRRAVRHLEKKRVCIFAAGTGNPYFTTDTAATLRANEMNCEAIFKGTKVDGVYDKDPKKFPDAKRYDDVTYDEVLQKHLGVMDASAIALARDNDLPIIVFSLDEPGGFRGILAGSGTYTRVHG
- the dxr gene encoding 1-deoxy-D-xylulose-5-phosphate reductoisomerase, translated to MRSVSVLGATGSVGESAFDLLMRAGGAQAFRTVALTGGANVARLAEMARALRAEIAVTAWPEKLAELRELLAGSGIACAAGADAVTEAAARPADWTLSAIVGAAGLPPGLAVLNRGGTLALANKETLVAAGPLVMGRARRTGARILPVDSEHSAIFQALQGEDLESVEYVTITASGGAFRDWPLERLAQASVAEASRHPNWAMGQRITIDSASMFNKALEVIEAHEFFGLGPERIRVLVHPQSIIHAMVTHRDGGSIAHLGAPDMRHAIGYALNWPARAELPVPRLDLAALGSLSFADPDEARWPALRLAREAMQAGGAAGAVLNAAKEQALDDFIAGHIRFTDMAPAVERALELAAREAGFAQSPGDLDAVLAWDGFGRRAAAQGRGAA
- the bamA gene encoding outer membrane protein assembly factor BamA produces the protein MTDRKLGKGALALISALAVAAPVGLVASAASAYVFSNVRIEGNQRIEPATILSYLDLPRGQDVSGGALNDAMQRLQNSGLFEKVELVPSGGTLVVRVSEYPTINVISFEGNKRLKDENLAEIVKSKARRVYSPAQAEADAAAISQVYASEGRLAARVDPRIIRRGNNQVDLVFEVAEGKVTEIERIGFVGNRAFSDRRLRNVLQTKQAGFLRTFIKRDTFAPDRLPVDEKLLTDFYRSRGYADFKVQAVAPELARERDAFYITFQIQEGPRYTFGTVNTVSEIPGVDAGEFAAQNRVKRGAVYNPTIIDTTIRRMEALALQKGLDFVNIEPRITRNERNQTLDLTFALTRGQRVFVERIDIEGNTTTLDEVIRRQFVTVEGDPFNPREIRNSAERLRALGYFSDVQAESRQGTSPEQVIVDVNVEEQPTGSLNFGVSYGVSTGVGFNASLSEKNFLGRGQQVDLSFATGSGTKSSGFTFVEPYFLGRDLKARFQTWYNTTDRLNSDYNTRTVGFQTGMEFPISQNGRLELRYKLSKDTLYDVEELHVDEESGELVGSSPILYNEQGGFFTSALGYTYSYDSRVAGLDPLTSYRLRFSQDFAGVGGDVKSVTSSLYAGVESRAWRESVTMLAEFEAGAVHMLGDQNSRFLNRYTGNGKIRGFEPNGMGPRDLAAPNEDALGGNYFWALRTELQFPLGLPEEYGIKGGLFADAGSVWGLDNKIGAFDTPVDDGMHIRASVGASLFWTTPIGPLRFNFAKALKKEDYDEEQAFDLTISTKF
- the frr gene encoding ribosome recycling factor, yielding MSDEIEIDTDDLERRMKGAMDSLRHEFASLRTGRASASMVEPIMVDAYGSPTPINQIGTVNVPEPRMVTINIWDKALVGKAEKAIRDSGLGINPQLNGTIIMLPIPELNEERRRDLTRVAAQYAEHARVAIRNVRRDGMDQIKKAKGSGMSEDDQKFWESAVQELTDKMIAAVDQALESKQAEIMQV
- the rseP gene encoding RIP metalloprotease RseP: MSAAVEMLGGFLWTAAAFVLALSIIVTVHEYGHYIIGRLCGIRAEVFSLGFGPRLFSRRDRRGTLWQVAAIPLGGYVRFLGDADAASAGSVAVAPERARQSLNGAPLWARFATVAAGPVFNFILSILVFAGMAIWQGLPVDQVQVGKLHPVPPGVTMQLQPGDRILAVDGRPVASWRDLGLLAESLPARPSHDWTVLREGAEITVPGPDPVPPLVGGVAPRSPAVAAGLQPGDVILAVDGQPVRRFDELRGHVTAAAGKPVVLRVWREGQGEADYTLVPREQDLPTEAGYERRWMIGVQGGGSYFDPAIRSAGPLESLALGAARTWDIIASSVSGLWAMVTGQIGSCNLGGAISIAETTGQAASAGGGNFIWWIAVLSAAIGFLNLLPVPVLDGGHLMFYLYEAVARRRPSARVIDILSALGMAAVLSLMVFGLSNDLFCP
- the uppS gene encoding polyprenyl diphosphate synthase yields the protein MAETAASLSNTGGGEQRPRHVAIIMDGNGRWAKNKGWPRLVGHRRGAERVKQIVRACPDMGVNWLTVYAFSTENWKRSTEEVLGLMGIFARYIEREADGLAAEGVRMRFIGGRERLDPKLQRLMAGIEARTAGNTRLNLTVAINYGGRDELVRAAARLAQRMARGEIAEPAEADLADCLDTAGHPDPDLVIRTSGETRTSNFLPFQAAYSEYEFTRVLWPDFTPEHLAEILDRFGLRERRFGGA
- a CDS encoding phosphatidate cytidylyltransferase, whose product is MTGEGSKRDRLRGALQRGRDKWADLRPRLISGAVLVVLGLVLLLSAGLWLRFGVAAVIGLMMWELARLTGWRHPEFHSPRHPVLIGVLSGLVMLAMLVLPGDWPMALVLVPMIAGWHGTHEHERPAYLLFTLAILGAGYGLVVIREAMGLPTLFWIVGTVVASDVLGYFVGRKLGGARFWPAISPKKTWSGTIAGWVGALVLAGALWISGLAGWQVVIVGPLLALAGQFGDIAESWLKRRVGAKDSSDLIPGHGGAMDRFDAMAGALLLALALLMANLLPVIGG